The DNA window caatttaaaaaattcCACTTCACAAAATAGTgacatgtaataataataataataatgaataattattattacaaacatacattatttttcaaaaagtaAACTGAATGAAGTGTGCCATTTCTCAGGGTGCCTTTATTGACCTGATCATTTTGTTGATCTTGAATTGAAATATCCAGAATAATGATATCAAAATTCTCCAGATGTTTTCAAGTCATAAAATACTTCAAATAGTCTTCAACTTCAACTTTCAATGTCGTTGTCTTAACCTTCAAATAGGAATGTTGACGTTTGACGTTGACGTGAACAATACACAGCCTCctgttatattttgtttataatcGTCATGTAAAACCGTCTAGAAGCTTCTACAGTGTCTTTTTCAAATTTATCCGGTTCCAGAGTCAAATAAAGATGAGAGGAAAATCAGGAAAGGCAAAGGcaagaggaggaacaggaacaggGGCAAAAGCACAACTCCTTTCAACCCGGAGCACATGACCTTCACCAACGGTCACATGTCAACTCTCAGCACCACAGAAGATCCCTGCACCACCACCCACCTGGGCTACTGTATTCATGGTTACTGCAAACACATAGAGGGCCTGCAAGAAccagtgtgcatgtgagtgCAGCATTAGTTCGCTTTGTGTGTGAAGTTTTAACCCTCTTTTTATTGTCCAGGTAACAGTTTGACGTGGCTAATCAGTTTCTTCTGCCTCCATTTTGCAGATGTATGAAGGGCTATGATGGGGAACGCTGCGGCATCCAGACTCTGGAGACGAAAACCACATCAGGTCGGAGCAATACTGACTTGCTGCAGATGGTGTTGGTGATCATTGCTGTGGTCCTGTCAGTCATCAGCTGCACCGCTATCCTGCTCATGACCTGTGCTCAGTAAGTATACAAGTGCCACACAGTTGTTTCAAAGCGATACTAAAAGCTAAAGAAATGTGGTGACAAAACGCTGCAGTGACCTGGTCTCATTCCCACACTCTATAGGAATAATTGTGTTTGTGGgtgggaagccagtgagggatCCTGTGGTAAAATTGGAAAACGTGTGACGGTAAAGCTGCTTGTCGTGAGATCAGATTAACCTCATTAATAagctcattttatttcaa is part of the Anabas testudineus chromosome 9, fAnaTes1.2, whole genome shotgun sequence genome and encodes:
- the areg gene encoding amphiregulin; protein product: MNPLILTCLLCLVICSAIGTQGSEAIVSSELAGVTGGPASGEGLHSALNYDEEIDEEVSGGDHENFHSHESNKDERKIRKGKGKRRNRNRGKSTTPFNPEHMTFTNGHMSTLSTTEDPCTTTHLGYCIHGYCKHIEGLQEPVCICMKGYDGERCGIQTLETKTTSGRSNTDLLQMVLVIIAVVLSVISCTAILLMTCAHYRSHKTFMASYLGTATEQEKLQKPVGDVVV